Sequence from the Candidatus Binatia bacterium genome:
CCGAGGCCGTCGGAATCGGCGAGGTGGGTCTTCAGGTCGCGCGCCCGGTCGCCGTCCATGCCGCTGGCCAGCAGGTAGATCGTGTGGGCGTCGGCGCAGTAGTCGCAGCGGGCCGCGACCGAGACGCAGACTGCAAGCATTTCTTTAAGTTGCCGGGATATCCTCCGGCTCCACATGAGCGCCATCCAATGGCGGTACACTCCCTCCATCGTCTCCGGCCTGAGGCTGAAGACCTGCAGGAGGTTGGGCACCCGAGGCACCTCGGCGCGCACCTCTTTATACACCTGGGCCAGGCGTCCTCCGGCCTGCGAAGGCGCAATGTGGCGGATGTAGGCCATGGGCGGGCGCAGCATTCTCGGGCTGGTCCCGTCAGTCAAATCTTCCCCCGGCGGGGCGTTATATTGACAGAACGGTAAAAAATCCTTGACGGGGGGAAGGGTTCGTACTAAACGATCGGTATGTCGCGGATCGAAAGGCCCCGCCGGGGCGAAGACGCGCGCGCCGACCTCAAGGAAACGGCCATCGACTGCTTCTCGCGGTACGGCTACCAGGGCACGTCGATCGATCGCATTGCGCGCGAGGCCGGCGTCACCAAGGGCGCGATCTACTACCATTACAAGGACAAGAACGACCTGCTGTCGGCCGCCGTCGCCGACCGTGTCGGCGAGTTCGAGGACCGGGTCCAGAAGGCCTGCGAGGGCGCGGCTGCCGAAGAGGCGCTGCGGCGAGTCGTCAGCGTGTCGATCGAGCACGCGATCTCGAACGACCGGCCCCGCTTCGCCATCAAGCTGATGGTCGAGGCCATCGACACCCACGATCCTCTTCTCGAGGAGATGCGCGGGATGATGCGGCGCTTTCGCGCATTCCTGCGCAACATCGTCCGCGCCGGCCAGGACAGTGGCCAGTTCCGCCGCGATGCCGACGCCGACTCGGTGGCCGCGACGCTGACGAGCGCCGTGATCGGGGCCGAGACCCAGTACTACCTGGACCCCGACCGCTTCCACCTCGAGCAGACGCTCGCGACCTTCATCGACCAGCTTTGCAACGACCTGCGCGGGGAGCGCGACGCCGAGCGGCGCGTGCATCCGCCGGCACAAGGGAGCCTTCAGCCATGATCGATTTCGAGCTCGACGAAGAGCAGCAGCTCATCCGCGAGACCGTGACGACCTTTGCCGCCGAGCAGCTGCGGCCCGCCGCGCGCGAGGCCGACGAAACCGGCGTCATCCCCGAATCCCTGGTCCGCACGGCCTGGGACCTCGGCCTGATCCAGGGCTCGGTGCCCGAAAGCTACGGCGGCTACGCTTCGGGCGATCCGTCGGCCGTGACCGGCGCCATCGTCGCCGAAGGCCTGGCCGAAGGAGACCTCGCGATCGCCCTGCACCTGCTGTCGCCGCGCCTGGTCGTCGATCCGGTGCTTCGCCTCGGCAGCGAGGAGCAGAAGAAGGCCATCCTTCCGATCTACATGTCCGAGCGCTTCACACCCGGGTCGGCCGCAGTCGTCGAGCCGTGGCTCGGCTTCCACTTCACGAAGATGAAGACCACCGCGCGCCGCGACGGCAACGACTACGTGCTCGACGGCACCAAGTGCCAGGTCGTGCTGGCCGCGTCGGCGCCTCACATCGTCGTCTACGCTGCGGCCGAAGGCGGCATCGGCGCGTTCGTCGTGCCGGGTGGAACTGCCGGCCTCACCATCGGCGAGCGCGAGAAGAACCTCGGACTTCGCGGCCTCGAAACCTACGAGATCCGTCTCGACGGCTGCCGCGTGCCGGCCTCCGCCAGGCTCGGCGGCGATGCGACGCCGATGCTGCGCCGCTCGCGCGTGGCGCAGTCGGCGATGGCAGTCGGCATCGCCAAGGCCTCGCTCGACTACGCGATCACGTATGCCAAGGAGCGCGACGCGTTCGGCGTCAAGATCGCGCAGAAGCAGGCCATCGCGTTCATGATCGCCGACATGGCCACCGAGACCGAGGCGGCGCGGCTGCTCAACTTCGAAGCGGCGTGGAACCTCGACCAGGGCGGCGACGGTTCGCGCGAAGTCGCCATCGCGCACCGCTACAGCAGCGACATGGCAATGACCGTGACCGACAACGGGCTGCAGGTGCTCGGAGGCCACGGCTTCATCCGCGATCATCCGGTCGAGATGTGGGCGCGAAACGCGCGCGGCTTCGCGATCTTCGAAGGCATTGCCAGCGTCTGAAACGGCACGGGTCTCCGCCACGACCCCAGCAGGAGCAGCATCCATGGATTTCTCCCTCTCCGAAGCAGCACAGTCGCGAATCGCGATGTCCCGCATGGCCGCCGAAGGAATGATGCGACCGATCGCTCGCCAGTTCGACGAGCAGGAACACACCGATCCGTGGGAATTCTTCCAGTCGATGTGGGACATCAGCCGCGGCAACCGCGACGCCACCGGCATGGGTTCCCAGGGCAACGGCAA
This genomic interval carries:
- a CDS encoding TetR/AcrR family transcriptional regulator, whose protein sequence is MSRIERPRRGEDARADLKETAIDCFSRYGYQGTSIDRIAREAGVTKGAIYYHYKDKNDLLSAAVADRVGEFEDRVQKACEGAAAEEALRRVVSVSIEHAISNDRPRFAIKLMVEAIDTHDPLLEEMRGMMRRFRAFLRNIVRAGQDSGQFRRDADADSVAATLTSAVIGAETQYYLDPDRFHLEQTLATFIDQLCNDLRGERDAERRVHPPAQGSLQP
- a CDS encoding acyl-CoA dehydrogenase family protein yields the protein MIDFELDEEQQLIRETVTTFAAEQLRPAAREADETGVIPESLVRTAWDLGLIQGSVPESYGGYASGDPSAVTGAIVAEGLAEGDLAIALHLLSPRLVVDPVLRLGSEEQKKAILPIYMSERFTPGSAAVVEPWLGFHFTKMKTTARRDGNDYVLDGTKCQVVLAASAPHIVVYAAAEGGIGAFVVPGGTAGLTIGEREKNLGLRGLETYEIRLDGCRVPASARLGGDATPMLRRSRVAQSAMAVGIAKASLDYAITYAKERDAFGVKIAQKQAIAFMIADMATETEAARLLNFEAAWNLDQGGDGSREVAIAHRYSSDMAMTVTDNGLQVLGGHGFIRDHPVEMWARNARGFAIFEGIASV